Proteins from one Cryptomeria japonica chromosome 4, Sugi_1.0, whole genome shotgun sequence genomic window:
- the LOC131053444 gene encoding PHD finger protein ALFIN-LIKE 4 isoform X1 produces the protein MEGGYNHRSVEEVFRDFKGRRAGIIKALTVDVEEFYQQCDPDKDNLCLYGFPNETWEVNLPAEEVPPELPEPALGINFARDGMQEKDWLSLVAVHSDAWLLAVSFYFGARFGFDRSDRKRLFNMVNELPTIFEVVSGAAKKQAKEKSTVTINGSSKSKSTGKVQQPPEARANMSKSVVPKDEDDTLDEEEDEEHGDTLCGACGENYSHDEFWIGCDICEKWFHGKCVKITPARAEHIKQYKCPSCSNKRPRP, from the exons ATGGAAGGAGGTTACAATCACAGGTCAGTGGAAGAAGTGTTCAGAGATTTTAAGGGCCGACGAGCTGGAATTATTAAAGCCCTAACCGTTG ATGTGGAAGAGTTTTACCAGCAGTGCGATCCAG ACAAGGATAATTTGTGCCTTTATGGATTTCCAAATGAGACATGGGAAGTCAATCTTCCTGCTGAAGAGGTCCCTCCAGAGCTTCCTGAGCCTGCTTTGGGTATAAATTTTGCAAGAGATGGCATGCAAGAAAAGGATTGGCTATCATTGGTTGCTGTTCACAGTGATGCATGGCTTCTTGCAGTTTCATTTTACTTTGGTGCAAGATTCGGATTTGACAGATCTGACAG GAAGAGACTTTTCAATATGGTCAATGAACTTCCAACAATATTCGAGGTTGTCAGTGGAGCTGCTAAGAAGCAAGCAAAGGAAAAATCTACTGTAACCATAAATGGCAGCAGCAAAAGCAAGTCTACTGGGAAAGTG CAGCAACCACCTGAGGCTCGAGCAAACATGTCCAAGTCAGTTGTACCCAAAGATGAAGATGATACattggatgaggaggaggatgaggagcaTGGTGATACACTTTGTGGAGCTTGTGGTGAAAACTATTCCCATGATGAGTTTTGGATTGGCTGTGATATCTGTGAAAAATGGTTCCATGGAAAATGTGTAAAGATCACTCCAGCAAGGGCCGAACACATCAAACAGTACAAATGCCCGTCCTGCAGCAATAAAAGGCCACGGCCATAA
- the LOC131053444 gene encoding PHD finger protein ALFIN-LIKE 4 isoform X2, with amino-acid sequence MEGGYNHRSVEEVFRDFKGRRAGIIKALTVDVEEFYQQCDPDKDNLCLYGFPNETWEVNLPAEEVPPELPEPALGINFARDGMQEKDWLSLVAVHSDAWLLAVSFYFGARFGFDRSDRKRLFNMVNELPTIFEVVSGAAKKQAKEKSTVTINGSSKSKSTGKVQPPEARANMSKSVVPKDEDDTLDEEEDEEHGDTLCGACGENYSHDEFWIGCDICEKWFHGKCVKITPARAEHIKQYKCPSCSNKRPRP; translated from the exons ATGGAAGGAGGTTACAATCACAGGTCAGTGGAAGAAGTGTTCAGAGATTTTAAGGGCCGACGAGCTGGAATTATTAAAGCCCTAACCGTTG ATGTGGAAGAGTTTTACCAGCAGTGCGATCCAG ACAAGGATAATTTGTGCCTTTATGGATTTCCAAATGAGACATGGGAAGTCAATCTTCCTGCTGAAGAGGTCCCTCCAGAGCTTCCTGAGCCTGCTTTGGGTATAAATTTTGCAAGAGATGGCATGCAAGAAAAGGATTGGCTATCATTGGTTGCTGTTCACAGTGATGCATGGCTTCTTGCAGTTTCATTTTACTTTGGTGCAAGATTCGGATTTGACAGATCTGACAG GAAGAGACTTTTCAATATGGTCAATGAACTTCCAACAATATTCGAGGTTGTCAGTGGAGCTGCTAAGAAGCAAGCAAAGGAAAAATCTACTGTAACCATAAATGGCAGCAGCAAAAGCAAGTCTACTGGGAAAGTG CAACCACCTGAGGCTCGAGCAAACATGTCCAAGTCAGTTGTACCCAAAGATGAAGATGATACattggatgaggaggaggatgaggagcaTGGTGATACACTTTGTGGAGCTTGTGGTGAAAACTATTCCCATGATGAGTTTTGGATTGGCTGTGATATCTGTGAAAAATGGTTCCATGGAAAATGTGTAAAGATCACTCCAGCAAGGGCCGAACACATCAAACAGTACAAATGCCCGTCCTGCAGCAATAAAAGGCCACGGCCATAA